GGCCCAGGGATCGCCGCGCTTCTTGAGCCGCGTCGGTATGGTTGCCAGCGTGAAGCGCCCGGGGTCGAGATCGGGCGTAACCTCATCCCAGGTCAGCGGCGTGGACACCGGTGCATTGAGCCGCGACCGGGTGGAGTAAGGCGCGACCGCCGTAGACGTCGGGTCGTTGCGCAGGTAATCGATGAAGATGCGGCCCTTGCGCTCCGCCTTCGAGATGCGCGGCAGATAACGCTCCGGTGCCGCCTTCGACATGGCCTCCGCCACACCGCGCGCAAACGCCTTCACCTCCGGCCATTCATGCCGCCGCTGCAAGGGGATCACCACGTGCAGCCCCTTGCCGCCGGTGGTCTTGATGAAAGCCGTGAGCCCATGTCGTTCGAGCGCGGCGCGCACCTCGTGCGCAGCCTTCACCACATCGGCAAACCCCAGGCCCTCGCCCGGGTCGAGATCGAAGATCACCCGGTCCGGGCGGTCCGGCCGGTCGATGCGCGAACCCCAGGGGTGGATCTCCAGCACGCCCATCTGCACCAGCGCGATCAGCCCCTGCCGGTTAGTGATGTAGAGATAGGCGCCCGCGTCCTCGTGTCCGGCAACCGCGATCTCGCGCAGCTGTTCCGGAACGCCTGAACCCGCATGGCGCTGGAAGAAGCACTTCTTCTGCCGGCCCGTCGGACAGCGCACCAGGCTGATCGGCCGCTTCGCCACATGGGGCAGGATATGGTCAGCCACCGCCAGGTAATAATCCGCGAGCGCCCGCTTGGTGATGCCCTGCTCGGGATAGAGCACCTTGTCGGGGCTGGTGAGGCGAACACTATTCACCTCGATCGCTTCCGCTACGGCCACCCTAGCCTCCCAGCATTTTGCCCACCAGCGCCGCGGGCCTTGCTTCCTGTTGCAGCTGGTCGAAGGTGCATTGGCGCGGCGCCTTGTCCGGCCGCCAGCGCAACAGCTTGGTGCCGTGCCGGAACCGGTTGCCGGTCACGTGGTCATACCGCACCTCCACCACAAGCTCAGGCTTGAGCGGCTGCCATTCCGCCGAACGCTCGGTGCTCCACCGGCTAGGCCCTCCCGGCGCATCCCCGGTAAAGCCCGGCGGCGCGACCAGCTTTTCCAAGCGCTTGGTCAGGGCCGGCCGCTCCGCATTGGATATCGTCGCGGTGAAGCCTACATGGTTGAGCCGGCCGGCATCGTCATAGAGTCCCAGCAGGAGGGAACCGACCTGATCCGAGTTCTGGCCGTAGCGGAAGCCGCCCACCACACAATCGGCACTGCGCAGGCGCTTGACCTTGAGCATGGTCCGCTCGCCGGGCTCATACGGGCCATCCAGCCGCTTCGCCACCACCCCATCCAATGCGCCGCCCGCCTTCTCCAGCCATTCCCGCGCCGCACTGACCTCACGACTATAGGGCGAGAGGCGCAATCCATCCTGCTTCCCGGCCGCCTCGAAGAAGGCTTCGAGCGCCGCCCGCCGCGCCGGCAACCGCTCGTCCATCAGCGAGCGCCCATCGGCGCCCAACAGCATGTCGAACAGGATATAGATGGCGGGCGTCTCGGCGGAGAGCCTGCGGATGCGGCTTTCCGCCGGGTGCAGCCGCATCTGCAGCGCGTCGAAGGACAGGCTGTCGTCCAGTGGCACCGC
This genomic stretch from Rhodoligotrophos defluvii harbors:
- the ligD gene encoding non-homologous end-joining DNA ligase, whose product is MAVAEAIEVNSVRLTSPDKVLYPEQGITKRALADYYLAVADHILPHVAKRPISLVRCPTGRQKKCFFQRHAGSGVPEQLREIAVAGHEDAGAYLYITNRQGLIALVQMGVLEIHPWGSRIDRPDRPDRVIFDLDPGEGLGFADVVKAAHEVRAALERHGLTAFIKTTGGKGLHVVIPLQRRHEWPEVKAFARGVAEAMSKAAPERYLPRISKAERKGRIFIDYLRNDPTSTAVAPYSTRSRLNAPVSTPLTWDEVTPDLDPGRFTLATIPTRLKKRGDPWAEIGKRAQRLPSL
- a CDS encoding ATP-dependent DNA ligase, which gives rise to MTGLADLAVPVTTVPMEAASVDALPEEAGWQFEPKWDGFRCLAFRAGSEVELRAKSGKPLGRYFPEVVAMLRPLPADRFVLDGELAVPLDDSLSFDALQMRLHPAESRIRRLSAETPAIYILFDMLLGADGRSLMDERLPARRAALEAFFEAAGKQDGLRLSPYSREVSAAREWLEKAGGALDGVVAKRLDGPYEPGERTMLKVKRLRSADCVVGGFRYGQNSDQVGSLLLGLYDDAGRLNHVGFTATISNAERPALTKRLEKLVAPPGFTGDAPGGPSRWSTERSAEWQPLKPELVVEVRYDHVTGNRFRHGTKLLRWRPDKAPRQCTFDQLQQEARPAALVGKMLGG